The DNA sequence GGATTAGCTCGGCAGGGTTAACTCACCAACATGGTTATGTAGTTGTCACTTCTAAGAGGATTAAAGTGCTACCTCAACCCAATATGGGTTACTCTTAGAATTGCTCTCAATCCTCCATATTGATATTCACCAATATAGTTTCTGAGAAACGAATCGCACTTATGTTTGGAAAGTCGCCCCGTGAACCTCAAAAGCCTACTATGTCTGATTTAAAAGACATTAAACTGTCACCGCCTACTACAGTTAATTTAACTTCTCCTCAAGATACTTTGTTGCAGACGGAAGAAATTACCGAAGACAAAGAACTTGTTTCCACAGTAGAAAAAATTAGTCGGATTGTCTCACCTTACTTTATTGCGATCGTTGGTTTGGCTCTTTATGAAAATAATTTTCTGATTGGTACAATCTTAATCGTCGTTGGGATACTTTCCTTGCTTAAAGTTTCTACTAATGATGTGGGAAACTTTTTAGAATGGCTGAAAAATTTTTTAGGTTTGAAATAATTGGTTATGAGGTGACCATGATCTCAAGCCAATGTTGTTTTGTTAAGAACTGTCATTTGAAACTTGGGGAATCAGGGAAATAGGACAATAATTATCTTCCTATTTCCTACCTCCTACCTCCTACCTCCTACCTCGTACCTCGTACCTGCTACTTCCTATTTCTTACTTCCCAGTCTTTCCTCGAAAACAAACTAAAGCCGCGATCGCTTCTGCCAAAATACTAATTAGACGATAAAGTGCCACGGCAGCGATTTCGCTGGGAAATTGAGTATCATCTAGCAGTCCAAAGGCAGTAACTTCAAATATTCCTAGTCCTCCTGGTGCGCCTGGAACGATTAAACCCAGCAGCCAGGCAAAGCTAAAAGAGGTGAATAATTGAGGAATCTGCTGCCAGGTGACAGTTTGCAATGCCACAAAAGTCAGAATAAAGCCGATGGCGCGCAAAATCACAAATCCCATTTCTCCCAAAAAAGGTGCTAGGGGATATTTAGTTAATTTAATTGCCTCAGCTGCGGTAGCATCAGCTTGATTTTTGCGGTGACTTAAACGATGTAAGAGAAAATTGAGAATCCGAGGCTGGATGCCAATCAAGATTGCCACTAAACCAGCTAGCTGTAGCCAGTAACCCTCAAAGCTAATTGTCTCAACCAAAGTACTGCTAACTAAGCCAATCAGTAACGCTGCTGCTGCCATTAATAATGGCTCTAACAACACACTAAGAGTTGCTGCACCTCTAGAGCCACCTTTTTTGCCTACGGCGCTAATTCTGCCGTAAAAGTGCCAAATGTTGCCAGGAGAGTATTTAGCGATATTGGTGACCAGATAAATTCTGATCCCTTCTTTTACTCCTAATGGTTGCTTAAAGATGGCTAGAATCCAAGTCCAGACCCAACCAGACCAAACATGAGCAATGATCGTTGTGAGAGTGGCGATCGCCAAAATTAAC is a window from the Pleurocapsa minor HA4230-MV1 genome containing:
- a CDS encoding flippase-like domain-containing protein, which codes for MKETLAQIKPYLRWFILGGVLFFLVATVKDRLVEVAAIRIDAHDWLILAIATLTTIIAHVWSGWVWTWILAIFKQPLGVKEGIRIYLVTNIAKYSPGNIWHFYGRISAVGKKGGSRGAATLSVLLEPLLMAAAALLIGLVSSTLVETISFEGYWLQLAGLVAILIGIQPRILNFLLHRLSHRKNQADATAAEAIKLTKYPLAPFLGEMGFVILRAIGFILTFVALQTVTWQQIPQLFTSFSFAWLLGLIVPGAPGGLGIFEVTAFGLLDDTQFPSEIAAVALYRLISILAEAIAALVCFRGKTGK